Genomic DNA from Enterococcus saccharolyticus subsp. saccharolyticus:
AAAATTATGCAAACTAATCATAAAATGGGTTTAGATAAATCTTTGTACAGAAATCCTAGAATTAATGATATTCTATGCTTATTTTTTCTACATGATATGTACTGTAGTAAAGGAGTAAGAAACCATTTAATATCTGAATTAGAAGCCTTTAAAAAAAGGTGTATGAGAAATGCTTCTTATTATTCGAACAACAATCATCTTAAAGAATTATACAGAAATTTGGAGTTACTAATTGACTACTACAAATTTAAGTGATATCCTCAGTATGAGTAAAAAAGAGGTAGTACTCTTTGCACTCTAGTAGCCTTGAGCAACTAGGTGTTAATTTGAGCTTAATTAATGTTGGTGTACACAATTATTTGTTTTTAACAATTACTGTTAATGGGCACTAACAAAAAAAGAATCCTGTAACCCCAGGATTCTTTTTTTTATTTTAAATTACTTAAGATAAAAACGCCCCACACATTTTATTTTCTCTTCCTATCATATATAAGTATTTTACGCCATACTAAATGCCATTTGATTTTAATTCTCTTTAATTTAGTTGAACGACATCAGCTTTTTTTCTGTAAAAAAGCTGATATATTAACATTATGAAATGAAATATTATAGTAAAAAACACTAGTGTTGCATTAAATTTATAACCTATTCCATGAAACAAAAAAATCCTTTATACTAGCACTTGGATGACTTATCCAAGACCAATAAAAAGGACTACAACATGGATAAGTATAAAACAAATTCTGCATTTAATAAATGGTTTTCTGCCATAAATTTAGAAAATCTTTCTGTTTATTCCAAACAGTTCGTTGCCAGTTACGATTCCTATCGGAAAAAACTCTCTTTTGAAGCAGTATTGAAGCTTTTTCTCTACGCGATTAACGAAGAAAAAGAAAGTTTGCGTGACTTGAGTACGTCTCTCATCAACGAATCACTTCAACTAGAAACCGATGTGGCAACGATTAGTCATAGCCAATTATCTCGGGCATTTAATGCCCTTGAACCTAAAGTATTAGAGGAAATCTTCCAACGGCTTTTAGAAAAAGTCCAACATCAGACAAAACCAACCAAGCGAAATCATCTGTATTTGATTGATTCCAGTACCTTTTCGCTCAGCTTGAACCGTCATAAGTGGGCGACTTTCCGTCAAGCAAAATCAGGTGTCAAGTTACATTCAAACTATTGTTATATGGACGATACCACGATGTATCCAACTGATTTTATCTTAACAAATGCCCATGAACATGATCTCAATCAACTGCCAGTATTGGTGAATCAACCAGAGGCAACTTACGTGTTTGATCGTGGGTATTTGGACTTTGAAAAGATGGATCAGATGCATTGGGATGGCTATTTCTTCGTCACTCGGATTAAAAAAAACACCAAAGTTCACGTGATAGATACTCTGGAAACATCGCCAGAAACAGAAATTCTACGAGACGAGCTGGTTCGTTTAGGATCTAAAACCTATCTGACCACCAATTTCCGACTAGTCACTGTTCAAGATAAGAACGGACGTGTGTATCAATTTATCACCAATCGAATGGACGTCTCTTCAAAAGAAATCTCTGATATGTATCACGCGCGTTGGCAAATTGAATTGTTTTTCAAACACATCAAACAACACATAACCAGTAAAACCTTCTTTTCTCAAAGCGAAAAAGGCGTGCAGAATCAATTGATTTTAACGATGATTTCCGCTCTCCTCACGTTTCTCATCAAATTAGAGACGAAAACGGAAAAATCAGTGTTCCAAATCAAACGATTCTTTCGTTATTTACTGTTTCAGCCCTTTGAATGTTGGCTAGAACAGTTGATTCTCACATGAGAAAAAAGAACAATGGCCCGTTACTTTTGGTTTTCAATTGAATAACAGGTAAAAATTTTTCTGGAAAAAGTCATCCTCTGCGTCAGCGCAGTTTCTTTTGACCTATTTCCAGAAAAAATAGTTTTCAGAATATTCTAAAATACTTTTGTGCAACACTAGTGAAAAATACCATTAAAAAATATTTTTTCCCTCAACGTAGCAAATCTATTCCTGAACGTTATTATTTGTTTGTTACAAAGGCTATTTCTAAGTCTTTAGACTGGTTTTTTAATATTGGATTGATAGAAATAAAAAAACATGTAATAATTAAATAGACAACTAAATAAGAAAGAGTGGGAAATGCGATGAAAAAAACTGGAACAAACAAAGCGATTCAAACAGGACTTACGGCAATCGTTTTATTAGGAGTTGCGATAGCAGGGGCGTTCGTTTTCTTTGAAAAAATTGAAAACGGCTATGTTGGTGTACGTTATTCCATTAACGGTGGCGTTCGTGATGAAACATTAGGACAAGGGATTAAATTTGTTGGTTTGGATAAAGTCACACAATATCCAATTCGTTTACAAACGATTCAAGCGGAAAGTGTTTCGATTGCGACAGCTGATGGTAAAAAAACATCTGTTAATATTAAATATGACTATAAAATTGATCCTACTAAAACTTCAGCAATGTACAAAGAATTTGGGAATATTACCTCTCAAGATATTGAAGAAGGTTGGTTAAAATCAAAATTACAAAAAGAAGCACGTGAAGTGTATTCTCAATATACAATTTTAGATATTCTATCTGGTAAATCTTCTGAAGCAGAAGGGAATTTATTAGAAAACTTTTCTAAATCTGTGGAAACGAAAGGCTTTGTCGTAGAAGATGTGACAGTTGGTGTTCCTGAGATTGATGCAGAAACGCAAAAATCAATTGATGCGATCGTATTGTCGGGTCAAGAAAATGAAAAAGCGAAATTAGATGCAGAAACGAAGAAAACACAAGCAGATGCGAAAGCCTATGAAATCACTAAACAAGCGGAAGCAGAAGCAGAAGCGAATAAGAAAATTGCTGAATCCGTTACTGAAAATCTGATTAAATACGAAGAAGCACAAGCACGTAAAGAGCATGGATGGGTAACTGTCAATGGTGCAACGGCTGTTGTTAAAGATGGTGAGTAAGTATGTTCTTCTTTATTTTTAGAATATTATTGATTGTGTTAGCGAGTGTAGCTGTCTACTCTTTAATTGTAGAACTAAAAAGAAAGAAATCAGAAGATCGTAAAAAGGATCATACTGACAAAAAAGAATATGACGACTGGAATGAATTTTAAAAAGGCGCTGTGACATATATTTTTTAACAATAAAACATCCGAACGATTTAATGGTTCGGATGTTTTTATTTTGACTTATCGTAAGAGTTCTTTGTATAAGCGTAAGACATTTTGATAAAAAATCTTTTCTATTTCAGTGGACGTAAACCCAGCTTTTTGGAAAGCAACTTCAATCGTAGGGAAAATAGTTGCATCTGGTAATTCATGATGGATAGGAATACCATCAAAATCAGAACCAAAGCCGATTACTTCAATGCCACCAACTTTTTTCATGTGTGCTGCGTGAACAACTAATCGTTCAATAAGATGTTGGTTTTGCTGAGAATTTTGTAAAAAATCGGCAGAAAAATTCAAACCAATCACACCGCCACGCGCTGCGATTTTTTTGATTAAATGATCCGGTAGATTGCGAAAATGAGCGCCATGTGCACGCGTATTGGAATGACTGGCTACAAATGGTTGGTTTGTATGCGTGAGCACATCTGTTACCAATTGATCTGAACCATGGGAGACATCGATGATCATTCCTAATTCATTCATTGCTTGAACAATATTAATGCCTGTTTGAGTTAATCCTTGTTGCGTAGCTAAACGTTGTGTGTCTGGATTCCAGTACAGGGCATTTGGAAAGCCCAGTTCGTTTGGATAATTCCAAGTCAAAGTCAACATTCGCACACCTAATTGATAAAATTCTTCTAAATTTTCGATTTTACCCTCTAGCGGAGCGCCTTCTTCCATAGTTAGTAAGGCACTGAGTATTTGCTGTTGCTGATTGTTGATGATTTCTTCATACGTAGTCACTGGTCGAATGAGTGCTGGGTTGTTTTCCATTTCTTGATAGAAGCAATCAATCATATCTTTCGCTGTTTGATAAGGCGACTCTTCGGCTTCTTTGTCTAGAAAAATAGCAAAGTTTTGTAATAAATAATCTGCTTGTTTCATTTTTTCTAAATCAATTTGAAAATTATTTTTCGCTAAATGTTCTGTTGAATTGAAAATTCTCATAATGGTATCGCAATGCATATCGATAACTTTCAATTAAAACACCTCCAAAATGTATCTTCACCGTATCATGAAATGTTAAAATAAACTAGTTATTTTTATAAAAATCGATGAAAATAAACGAACAATTTTGTAATACTAGAAATGAAAAGCTTGAATTAGCAATCTTTTGAGAATAAAGTGTAAAATTACTCTGGAAACTAAGACTATAGTTGGAGTATTCTAAGGGAGGGCTATGATATACTGAATATAAATATAACAAGGGGAGGAGACTTTTTTTGAAAGTACTTCTTTATCTAGAAGGAGAACGAATGCTTGAAAAATCAGGTATCGGTCGTGCCTTTGAACATCAGAAAAAAGCATTGACGTGTGCTGGTGTGGATTATACAGTAGATGCTAGTGATGAGTATGATATTTTACACATCAATACGTATGGTTTTAAGAGTCGTCAAATGATTCGCCGTGCGAAAAAAAATGGTAAAAAAGTTGTCTATCATGCGCATTCAAATGCGGAAGATTTTCGTAATTCATTCATTGGTTCCAATCAAGTTGCTTCATTATATAAAAAGTATTTAATTTATTTGTATTCTCGTAGTGATCATTTAATTACACCCACAACTTATGCGAAAAAAATTTTGGAAAGTTATGGTATTCAGCGACCAATTAGTGTGGTATCTAATGGCATTGATTTAGAGAAATATCAAGTGAGTAAGGAGAAAGAAGCGAAATTTCGCACATTCTTTCAATTGCGTCCAGATCAAAAAGTCATTATTTCTGTGGGGTTATACTTCTATCGTAAGGGCATAACAGATTTTATTGAAGTTGCTAAGCAATTACCCCAATATACATTTATTTGGTTTGGTTACACGCCAATGTATACTATCCCGAAAGATATTCGAGCGATTGTTAAAGGAGATCATCCAGATAATGTGATTTTTCCAGGATATATTAAAGGAGAAATTATTGAAGGCGCCTATTCTAATGCCGATTTATTTTTCTTTCCTTCTTATGAAGAAACAGAAGGGATTGTGGTGTTAGAAGCATTAGCGAGTCATCAAAATGTTTTAGTCCGTGATATTCCTGTTTATGAAGGATGGTTGGAAAAAGATAAAAATGCCTATATGGGTACAACGAATGCTGAATTTTGTCAAAAAATTGCAGATATTGTTGAAAAAAAATTGCCAGATTTAACACAAGCTGGATATGAAACCGCACAATCTAAAAGTATCCAGCAAATAGGAACAGAACTGAAAAAAGTCTATGAAACTGTACTGAAGGGGCATGCAGTAGACAGTCGGAGTTTGGAGGGAATGTCGTGAAGATTGGATTCTTTACAGATACTTACTTGCCTCAAGTAAGTGGTGTTGCTACATCTATTCGGACATTAAAAGATGAATTAGAAAAAATGGGACACGAGGTATTTATTTTTACGACCACAGATCCCAATGCACCCGAATTCGAAGAAGGAATTATTCGAATGCCGAGCGTGCCATTTATTTCATTTAAAGATCGTCGAATTGTGGTACGTGGTATGTGGTATGCGTATTTGATTGCGAAAGAATTAGAACTAGATTTAATTCATACACATACAGAGTTTGGTGCAGGTCTTTTAGGAAAGATGGTTGGGAAGAAGATGCGCATCCCAGTGATTCATACGTACCATACGATGTATGAGGATTACTTACATTATATTGCTAAAGGAAAAGTTGTTCGTCCTGTGCATGTGAAATATTTTTCCCGTTTGTTTGCGAATCATTCGACAGGAGTGGTTTGTCCAAGCGAGCGCGTTATTGAAAAATTAGAAAGTTACGGTGTAGTTGCACCTATGCGTATTATTCCCACGGGGATTGAAATTGAGAAGTTTCAACGTCCAGATATTACGGAAGAAATGAAACAAGAACTACGTTTATCATTAGGAATTACAAAAGATCAGTTGATGGTATTATCATTAAGCCGCATATCTTATGAAAAAAATATTCAAGCAATTATTCAAGGCTTACCAGAAGTGATTGATGTTTTACCTAATGTCCGTATGGTAATTGTAGGAAAAGGTCCGTATAAAGAAGAATTGGAAGAGTTGGTTGTTGAAAAAGAATTAACGGATTATGTTCAATTTGTGGGAGAAGTACCAAACGATGAAGTCGCGTTGTATTATCAAGCAGCCAATTATTTTGTGAGTGCTTCTACGTCAGAGACACAAGGGTTAACCTATACAGAAGCGATGGCTGCCGGAACGCAGATGATTGTTGAAGGAAATGACTATTTAAATAATCTCATTAGTGATTCCTCGTTTGGTGTGACCTTTGAGACAGACGCAGATTTTGCTAATTGCTTCATTGATTACGTCCAAGCAGGTATTTCCAAAAATCAAGAAATATTGGATCAAAAAATGTATGAAATTTCAGCAGAGTATTTTGGAAAAGCAATGATTGAATTCTACAATGATATGCTTGCTTATTATGAAGAACATCATTCAGAAAGTGAGTTAACGGAAACGATGGATAAATTAAAAACTCGTTTTCGATCATTTAAAGGAACTTCTGAATAAATGATATTCAAGTTCACGTTTTTAGCGTATACTAAAAACGTGAACTTTTTTTGAGGGGGAATCAACATGAAAATCGGATTTATTGGAACTGGTGTCATGGGACACGCTATTGTGGAACATTTAATGGCTGCAGGGCATGATTTAGCTGTCTATAATCGAACGAAAAGTAAAACTGATGATCTTGTAGCAAACGGTGCGACGTGGCAAGATTCACCAAAAGCCATAACAGAAGTGAGCGAATTGGTTTTTACAATGGTGGGGTATCCACAAGACGTTGAAGAAACCTATTATCGTAAAGAAACAGGCATTTTTTCAGCTGATGTCAGCGGGAAAATTTTGGTTGATCTCACAACAAGCACGCCTTCTTTGGCTGTTAAAATCGCAGAAACGGCGCTTGAAAAAGGAGCAGAGAGTTTAGACGCTCCTGTCTCAGGTGGAGATTTAGGCGCAAAAAATGGCACATTGACAATTATGGTCGGTGGTTCAGAGCGCGCATATCAACAAGTAGTACCTGTGTTTGAACAATTTGGAAAAACCTATCTGTTGCATGGTGACTCTGGAAAAGGACAACATGCAAAAATGGCCAATCAAATTATGATTGCCGGAACGATGACAGGGATGACAGAAATGCTCGTCTACGCAAATCAAGCGGGTTTAGATTTAGACAAAGTATTGGATACACTAGCTGGTGGTAGTGCGTCTAACTGGTCGATGATTAATTACAGTCCTCGTATCTTAGCAGAAAATTACTCTCCAGGTTTCTTCGTAAAACATTTTGTTAAAGATTTAAAAATTGCTTTGGACGAAGCGAAAAAGATGGGCATCGATTTACCGAGTACAACTTTAGCTGAACAACTCTATGAAAAACTAGAAAATGCAGGTTATGGTGACGATGGAACCCAAGCTTTAATTAAACTTTGGTGGCAAGATGGAAAAAAATCTTAAAATTTAAAAAAATTTTGCAAAAACAATGCACGTGACCCAGTCATTTGATACAATGTAACAGAAATGAAAAAAGGGAGGGACTACGAATGAAAAGTTCGCAATTAGTCGCTATCATCAAACGTCTTGAAGCTATGATTGAAGCGCAAGACAGTGAGGTACAAGTACGTCGTTTTGAAAAAGAAGGCGTAGAAAAATGTATCGTCACTTATGACAACTCGACAGAGACCTTTGAATTAACGGAAGCTGAATCTAATCAGCCGTATCAATTTGACAATGTTGATATTGTTGCAATGGAAATTTACGATTTAATTCAATAGTAAAAAGACGTCTAAAAAGGTAAAAGCGTAAAGCTAGCCCTTTTTAGACGTCTTTTTCATATAATACATTAAAATCACTACTGGATCAATCGTCGTTTTTGTTAACAACAAGGGAGTTGACTGAGGAGGAATTGGCTGAAAGCACTCGTTTGAAGACAGCACACTGGTATGAATAATTTGTCCAAACGAAACTTGATAATATTTTTTCATTGTCGCAGTTAACGGAAGTGAAAAAATAAGCTCTTCTTGTTGAGAAAAGTGATACAATTCTTGGGTTTGTGAGAAAAAAGACTGCAATAATTCCAATTGTTCCATCAATGTTTGTGCAAGTTCAAAATGTAATTGTTCAGATAACCGCACAATACGTTTGGTCATCCAATCAAGAGCGAATGGTTCACTTCCTTGGAAAAAGGTAGTTATTTCTTCCAAACGTTGAGTCATAGGGATATCGTGCATCTCTGGTAGTTGTTTGACAAGTGTATGCATGGTAATATGGTTCACCCAAGGCATCTGATAAATTTCACTAAGAATTTGGCTGACAACTGGAATTTTTTTGTATTGACGAAATGGCCCTAAACTATAGTCAGACATACTATTGGATAATTCTATTCCTGATGCAGAGATCGTGACATAGCTATACTGTAATGTATGATTCATTTGATGATTATAGAGAGGATGATATTTTTGAATCAGCTGACATTCTAAAAGTAATGCATCCAGTTCCGTATCGACTTGAATAATCTCAAAATCGTGGATATTAAAAATCATGCGTAATACTTTTTTTGAATGCTGGTTATTCTTTTGAAAGTAGGTACGGACCCGCTGTTTTAAATTTTTGGCTTTTCCTACATAAATAATCGTGTCGTATTGGTCTTTCATGAGATAAATCCCAGGTGTTGTTGGCAAAATCTTTACTTTTTCTTTTAAATTAGGCAATTGTTGATTTCACGCCATTTCTCTAAGATAATTTGTCTCGAAGATAGCAGAAAAACCAAAGGAAGACAAGTAAAAACAAACTTCTTAAGGTATTTTTTTAATAAATATGGTAAAATTGTTTTGAAAATCAAAGTATTTGAAAGGGAAATATTTTTTTATATTTACAGAAAATAAGATGGAAATTTAAAAAAAACTGAAAATACTCTTGCTTTTCTAAAAAATATGAATTATAGTTTGATTGTCAAATGATTTGATAATCAAAGTATTCGGGTGGTGAAGCAATGAAACCAGATTTTGAAAGAATTAATAGCTTACTAGTGGATGTCTTTAATGACATTTTAGTAATCGAAGAATCAGAATTAAAGAAGTCACGTTTTAATGACTTGTCGATTACTGAAATGCACACCATCGAAGCGATTGGTATGTACAAAAAAAAGACAACTTCTGAAGTTGCGAAAGAACTTTCAATTACAGTGGGTACATTGACCATCGCGATTAATCGATTAGTGAAAAAAGGCTACGTTGAACGTATTCGTAGTGAAGACGATCGACGAGTTGTCAAGTTATCGTTGACAAAAAAAGGGAAATTATTGTATCGTGTGCATCAACATTTTCATAGTCAAATGATTAAGGAAATATTGGTGAACATGGAAGAAGATGAACAACATGCTTTATTGCAAGCATTAGATAATCTTCATCAATTCTTACAAGAATATAAGTGAGCGTATGTATATGACAAATTTTGGACAGATTACTGCAACAGCGAGTTACGTTCCTGAAAAAATCGTAACCAATGATCAGTTAGCAGAAATCATGGACACGAGCGATGAATGGATTTATTCTCGCACAGGAATAAAAACACGACATATTGCGACAGACGAGAATACTTCTGATCTATGTATCCATGTTGCTAAGCAATTAGTACAAAAAAGCGGTACAGCTCCAGAGGAATTAGATTTTATTCTTGTTGCAACAATGTCCCCGGATTACAATTCACCTTCTGTGGCATGTATGGTGCAAGGTGCAATCGGTGCAACAAATGCCTTAGCATTTGATTTGAGTGCTGCATGTGCAGGGT
This window encodes:
- a CDS encoding IS4 family transposase, with translation MDKYKTNSAFNKWFSAINLENLSVYSKQFVASYDSYRKKLSFEAVLKLFLYAINEEKESLRDLSTSLINESLQLETDVATISHSQLSRAFNALEPKVLEEIFQRLLEKVQHQTKPTKRNHLYLIDSSTFSLSLNRHKWATFRQAKSGVKLHSNYCYMDDTTMYPTDFILTNAHEHDLNQLPVLVNQPEATYVFDRGYLDFEKMDQMHWDGYFFVTRIKKNTKVHVIDTLETSPETEILRDELVRLGSKTYLTTNFRLVTVQDKNGRVYQFITNRMDVSSKEISDMYHARWQIELFFKHIKQHITSKTFFSQSEKGVQNQLILTMISALLTFLIKLETKTEKSVFQIKRFFRYLLFQPFECWLEQLILT
- a CDS encoding SPFH domain-containing protein translates to MKKTGTNKAIQTGLTAIVLLGVAIAGAFVFFEKIENGYVGVRYSINGGVRDETLGQGIKFVGLDKVTQYPIRLQTIQAESVSIATADGKKTSVNIKYDYKIDPTKTSAMYKEFGNITSQDIEEGWLKSKLQKEAREVYSQYTILDILSGKSSEAEGNLLENFSKSVETKGFVVEDVTVGVPEIDAETQKSIDAIVLSGQENEKAKLDAETKKTQADAKAYEITKQAEAEAEANKKIAESVTENLIKYEEAQARKEHGWVTVNGATAVVKDGE
- a CDS encoding dipeptidase; its protein translation is MKVIDMHCDTIMRIFNSTEHLAKNNFQIDLEKMKQADYLLQNFAIFLDKEAEESPYQTAKDMIDCFYQEMENNPALIRPVTTYEEIINNQQQQILSALLTMEEGAPLEGKIENLEEFYQLGVRMLTLTWNYPNELGFPNALYWNPDTQRLATQQGLTQTGINIVQAMNELGMIIDVSHGSDQLVTDVLTHTNQPFVASHSNTRAHGAHFRNLPDHLIKKIAARGGVIGLNFSADFLQNSQQNQHLIERLVVHAAHMKKVGGIEVIGFGSDFDGIPIHHELPDATIFPTIEVAFQKAGFTSTEIEKIFYQNVLRLYKELLR
- a CDS encoding glycosyltransferase, yielding MKVLLYLEGERMLEKSGIGRAFEHQKKALTCAGVDYTVDASDEYDILHINTYGFKSRQMIRRAKKNGKKVVYHAHSNAEDFRNSFIGSNQVASLYKKYLIYLYSRSDHLITPTTYAKKILESYGIQRPISVVSNGIDLEKYQVSKEKEAKFRTFFQLRPDQKVIISVGLYFYRKGITDFIEVAKQLPQYTFIWFGYTPMYTIPKDIRAIVKGDHPDNVIFPGYIKGEIIEGAYSNADLFFFPSYEETEGIVVLEALASHQNVLVRDIPVYEGWLEKDKNAYMGTTNAEFCQKIADIVEKKLPDLTQAGYETAQSKSIQQIGTELKKVYETVLKGHAVDSRSLEGMS
- a CDS encoding glycosyltransferase family 4 protein, with the protein product MKIGFFTDTYLPQVSGVATSIRTLKDELEKMGHEVFIFTTTDPNAPEFEEGIIRMPSVPFISFKDRRIVVRGMWYAYLIAKELELDLIHTHTEFGAGLLGKMVGKKMRIPVIHTYHTMYEDYLHYIAKGKVVRPVHVKYFSRLFANHSTGVVCPSERVIEKLESYGVVAPMRIIPTGIEIEKFQRPDITEEMKQELRLSLGITKDQLMVLSLSRISYEKNIQAIIQGLPEVIDVLPNVRMVIVGKGPYKEELEELVVEKELTDYVQFVGEVPNDEVALYYQAANYFVSASTSETQGLTYTEAMAAGTQMIVEGNDYLNNLISDSSFGVTFETDADFANCFIDYVQAGISKNQEILDQKMYEISAEYFGKAMIEFYNDMLAYYEEHHSESELTETMDKLKTRFRSFKGTSE
- a CDS encoding NAD(P)-dependent oxidoreductase → MKIGFIGTGVMGHAIVEHLMAAGHDLAVYNRTKSKTDDLVANGATWQDSPKAITEVSELVFTMVGYPQDVEETYYRKETGIFSADVSGKILVDLTTSTPSLAVKIAETALEKGAESLDAPVSGGDLGAKNGTLTIMVGGSERAYQQVVPVFEQFGKTYLLHGDSGKGQHAKMANQIMIAGTMTGMTEMLVYANQAGLDLDKVLDTLAGGSASNWSMINYSPRILAENYSPGFFVKHFVKDLKIALDEAKKMGIDLPSTTLAEQLYEKLENAGYGDDGTQALIKLWWQDGKKS
- a CDS encoding YkuJ family protein, translated to MKSSQLVAIIKRLEAMIEAQDSEVQVRRFEKEGVEKCIVTYDNSTETFELTEAESNQPYQFDNVDIVAMEIYDLIQ
- a CDS encoding GIY-YIG nuclease family protein; this encodes MPTTPGIYLMKDQYDTIIYVGKAKNLKQRVRTYFQKNNQHSKKVLRMIFNIHDFEIIQVDTELDALLLECQLIQKYHPLYNHQMNHTLQYSYVTISASGIELSNSMSDYSLGPFRQYKKIPVVSQILSEIYQMPWVNHITMHTLVKQLPEMHDIPMTQRLEEITTFFQGSEPFALDWMTKRIVRLSEQLHFELAQTLMEQLELLQSFFSQTQELYHFSQQEELIFSLPLTATMKKYYQVSFGQIIHTSVLSSNECFQPIPPQSTPLLLTKTTIDPVVILMYYMKKTSKKG
- a CDS encoding MarR family winged helix-turn-helix transcriptional regulator — protein: MKPDFERINSLLVDVFNDILVIEESELKKSRFNDLSITEMHTIEAIGMYKKKTTSEVAKELSITVGTLTIAINRLVKKGYVERIRSEDDRRVVKLSLTKKGKLLYRVHQHFHSQMIKEILVNMEEDEQHALLQALDNLHQFLQEYK